A genomic window from Paucibacter sp. KCTC 42545 includes:
- a CDS encoding ABC transporter permease yields the protein MLRLITLICLTLALPVLGVLGSWLALDAAAWALLQHQLSTVLAGYAWASLLLCLGVGAGVLLLGGATAVAVSLFDFPGRRVFEWALLLPMAMPAYVAAYAYTDALQYSGMLQTLLRDWTGLQGALWPDVRSLPGAIVLFVLCLYPYVYLLTRTALAERAVGLMETARLLGAGSWRRVREVALPLARPALAAGLALALMETLADYGVGAYFGLTTFTTGIYKAWLVMNDRMAAAQLASVLLLVVGALLWLERRSQARLRFGASRSGAQHAAEARAMRLRGAAAAGAVLLCALPILLGFVFPLLALLKLMWLEARYGEFGLPLLRFVDWSLTSLKLAGIASLLAVSLALALAFATRIGGGGPLLKGATRVVALGYAVPGAVIAVGILLPLGWLQTHAPELGLTSIVTGTITGLIYAYLVRFSGVALQSIESGYSRISPNVDETARLLGASRARLLIELHAPLLARSALAAALLVFVDVMKELPATLVLRPFNSDTLAVVAYQLARDERLGEAALPSLAIVLVGLVPVVMLSRALRKR from the coding sequence ATGCTGCGACTGATTACCCTTATTTGCCTGACGCTGGCGCTGCCGGTGCTGGGCGTTCTTGGCTCCTGGCTGGCCTTGGACGCGGCCGCTTGGGCCCTGCTTCAACATCAGCTCAGCACCGTGCTGGCGGGCTACGCCTGGGCCTCTTTGCTGCTGTGCCTGGGCGTGGGCGCCGGGGTGCTGCTGCTGGGCGGGGCCACGGCAGTGGCGGTGAGCTTGTTTGATTTCCCGGGCCGGCGGGTGTTTGAGTGGGCTTTGCTCTTGCCCATGGCCATGCCGGCTTATGTGGCGGCCTATGCCTATACCGACGCCTTGCAGTACAGCGGCATGCTGCAGACCCTGCTGCGTGACTGGACCGGCCTGCAAGGCGCCCTGTGGCCCGATGTGCGCAGCCTGCCCGGCGCCATCGTTCTGTTCGTGCTCTGCCTCTACCCCTACGTCTATCTGCTGACGCGTACCGCCTTGGCCGAGCGCGCTGTTGGCTTGATGGAAACGGCCCGCCTGCTTGGCGCGGGCAGCTGGCGGCGGGTGCGCGAGGTGGCTTTGCCGCTGGCGCGCCCGGCCCTGGCTGCGGGCCTGGCGCTGGCCTTGATGGAAACCTTGGCGGATTACGGTGTGGGTGCCTATTTCGGCCTGACGACCTTTACCACCGGCATCTACAAAGCCTGGCTGGTGATGAATGACCGCATGGCGGCGGCCCAGCTCGCCTCGGTGCTGCTTTTGGTGGTGGGGGCCTTGCTGTGGCTGGAGCGGCGCTCGCAAGCCCGCCTGCGTTTCGGTGCCAGCCGCAGCGGCGCTCAGCACGCTGCTGAGGCCCGCGCCATGCGCTTGCGCGGCGCTGCAGCGGCTGGCGCCGTTTTGCTGTGCGCCTTGCCGATCTTGCTGGGCTTTGTATTCCCGCTGCTGGCCTTGCTCAAGCTGATGTGGCTGGAAGCGCGCTACGGCGAATTCGGCCTGCCGCTGCTGCGCTTTGTCGATTGGTCGCTGACCAGCTTGAAGCTGGCCGGCATTGCTTCGCTGCTGGCCGTGAGCCTGGCCCTGGCCTTGGCCTTTGCCACCCGCATCGGTGGCGGTGGCCCGCTGCTGAAGGGTGCCACCCGCGTGGTGGCCTTGGGCTACGCCGTGCCCGGCGCGGTGATCGCCGTGGGCATCTTGCTACCCCTGGGTTGGTTGCAGACCCATGCGCCGGAGCTGGGCCTAACCTCCATCGTGACCGGCACCATCACCGGCCTGATCTATGCCTACCTGGTGCGCTTCTCTGGCGTGGCCTTGCAGTCCATCGAGTCGGGCTATTCGCGCATCTCGCCCAATGTGGACGAAACCGCCCGCCTGCTGGGCGCCAGCCGGGCCCGCCTGCTGATTGAGTTGCACGCGCCGCTGCTGGCCCGCTCGGCCCTGGCCGCCGCCTTGCTGGTGTTTGTGGATGTGATGAAGGAACTGCCCGCCACCCTGGTGCTGCGACCCTTCAACAGCGATACCTTGGCGGTGGTGGCTTATCAATTGGCCCGCGATGAGCGCCTGGGCGAGGCCGCATTGCCGTCGCTGGCGATTGTGTTGGTTGGCCTGGTGCCGGTGGTGATGTTGTCTCGGGCGCTGCGCAAGCGCTGA
- a CDS encoding ABC transporter ATP-binding protein, translating to MFLALDRVGLRYPGHSAATAATTARAGTGAQAVQQLSLSLTTGQIGVLIGPSGCGKTSLLRCIAGLERLETGRISIAGETLADASQGLHIAPEARRIGMVFQDYALFPHLSVADNVGFGLRHLARTQRAERIQEVLDLVGLAHAAKRAPHQLSGGQQQRVALARALAPAPRLLLLDEPFSSLDVDLREHLSQELRGILNRSGTTALFVTHDQAEAFAIGDVVGVMHQGQLEQWDAAYTVYHRPATRFVADFIGHGVFTPGHIVVGPNGPEVQTPVGALIDAEACALASAYPGGRCDVLLRADDIIHDDLAPVQAQIERKIFRGADFLYTLRLASGERLMAHVPSHHDHHVGEWIGIRVNVDHVVTFPAA from the coding sequence ATGTTTCTAGCTCTTGACCGCGTCGGGCTGCGCTACCCGGGGCATTCGGCCGCTACCGCTGCCACCACCGCTCGCGCCGGCACCGGCGCGCAAGCCGTTCAACAACTCAGCCTGAGCCTGACCACCGGCCAAATCGGCGTGCTGATCGGCCCCTCGGGCTGCGGCAAGACCTCGCTGCTGCGCTGCATCGCCGGGCTGGAGCGGCTGGAGACCGGCCGCATCAGCATCGCCGGCGAAACCCTGGCCGATGCCAGCCAGGGCCTGCACATCGCCCCTGAAGCCCGCCGCATCGGCATGGTGTTTCAGGACTACGCTCTGTTCCCGCACCTATCAGTGGCCGACAACGTCGGTTTCGGCCTGCGCCACCTGGCCCGCACCCAGCGCGCCGAGCGAATTCAAGAGGTACTGGACTTGGTGGGCCTGGCCCACGCCGCCAAACGGGCACCGCACCAGCTTTCGGGCGGCCAGCAGCAACGGGTGGCACTGGCCCGCGCCCTGGCGCCGGCGCCGCGCTTGCTGCTGCTGGACGAGCCCTTCTCCAGCCTCGATGTGGACTTGCGCGAACACCTGTCGCAAGAGTTGCGCGGCATTCTGAACCGCAGCGGCACCACCGCCCTCTTCGTCACACACGATCAAGCCGAGGCCTTTGCCATCGGCGATGTGGTGGGCGTGATGCACCAGGGCCAACTGGAGCAATGGGACGCGGCCTACACCGTCTACCACCGCCCGGCCACGCGCTTTGTGGCCGACTTCATCGGCCACGGCGTCTTCACCCCCGGCCATATCGTGGTGGGCCCCAACGGCCCCGAGGTGCAGACCCCCGTGGGCGCGCTGATCGACGCCGAGGCCTGCGCGCTGGCCAGCGCCTACCCCGGCGGGCGCTGCGATGTGCTGCTGCGCGCCGACGACATCATCCACGACGACCTGGCCCCAGTGCAGGCGCAGATCGAACGCAAGATCTTCCGGGGCGCCGACTTTCTTTACACCCTGCGCCTGGCCAGCGGCGAGCGCTTGATGGCCCATGTGCCCTCGCACCACGACCATCATGTGGGCGAGTGGATTGGTATTCGCGTCAACGTCGACCATGTGGTGACCTTTCCGGCCGCGTAA